From Alcaligenes faecalis, the proteins below share one genomic window:
- the metG gene encoding methionine--tRNA ligase, which produces MSRTIFVTTALPYANGSFHIGHIMEYIQADIWVRSMRMSGHTVHFVCADDAHGAPIMLKAESAGITPAQLVDKIAAERPTYLNGFNVKFDHWHRTDSPDNVELAQDIYRTLKSAGFIDTRTIEQFYDPVKGMFLPDRYIKGECPKCHAKDQYGDSCEVCSAVYAPTELIEPYSTLTNARPVLKTSEHFFFRLSDPRCVAFLQEWTTGKNAQGKPRLQSEVLGKTREWLGTGEGAEASLNDWDISRDEPYYGIPIPDAPGKYFYVWLDAPVGYLASLKAYCAKAGLDFDALLDPEGNTEQVHFIGKDIVYFHALFWPAMLKFSGRKVPDALNVHGFITVSGEKMSKSRGTGISPLRYLELGMDAEWMRYYMAAKLNSHVEDMDFNPDDFIARVNSDLIGKYVNIASRAANFISKHFDGKLAYQGDTPELQHQLKEVAEKVRADLESREYGRAVRQIMAQADIINQAFDTAQPWVMAKGIATAEQAQKDALQDICSRTLAGFKGLSVMLTAILPTLTDRVARELFGLDRSFVWDDVAALPDHIAPFKHLMQRVDSAMVDELLAPPPAPVVLPGGEAIADTIDIKDFIKVDLRIAKIVSCEAVEGSDKLLRLSLDAGEGRLRQVFSGIKSAYQPDDLIGKLTVLVANLAPRKMRFGVSEGMVLAASHADDAVDQGIYILEPFPGAQPGMRIN; this is translated from the coding sequence ATGTCACGAACGATATTTGTTACGACCGCCCTGCCGTATGCCAACGGCTCGTTTCACATCGGCCACATCATGGAATATATCCAGGCCGACATCTGGGTTCGGTCCATGCGAATGTCGGGACATACTGTGCATTTTGTGTGTGCGGACGACGCCCACGGCGCGCCCATCATGCTCAAGGCAGAAAGCGCTGGCATTACCCCCGCCCAACTGGTGGACAAGATTGCGGCCGAACGCCCCACCTACCTGAACGGTTTTAACGTCAAGTTCGACCACTGGCACCGTACGGACTCGCCAGACAACGTCGAGCTGGCCCAGGATATCTACCGCACGCTGAAAAGCGCCGGCTTTATTGACACCCGCACCATCGAACAGTTCTACGATCCGGTCAAAGGCATGTTCCTGCCCGATCGTTACATCAAGGGCGAGTGCCCCAAGTGTCACGCCAAGGACCAGTACGGCGACAGCTGCGAAGTCTGTAGCGCGGTTTACGCTCCTACCGAACTGATCGAGCCTTACTCCACCCTGACCAATGCGCGTCCGGTGTTGAAGACTTCGGAACATTTCTTCTTCCGTCTGTCCGACCCGCGCTGCGTGGCCTTCTTGCAAGAGTGGACCACGGGCAAGAACGCCCAGGGCAAGCCACGTCTGCAATCGGAAGTGCTGGGCAAGACCCGCGAATGGCTGGGTACAGGCGAAGGCGCTGAAGCCTCCCTGAACGATTGGGACATCTCCCGCGACGAGCCTTACTACGGCATCCCGATTCCTGATGCTCCCGGCAAGTACTTCTACGTCTGGCTGGACGCGCCTGTGGGCTACCTGGCTTCCTTGAAAGCCTATTGCGCCAAAGCCGGTCTGGACTTTGACGCCTTGCTGGACCCTGAAGGCAATACCGAGCAGGTCCACTTCATCGGCAAGGACATCGTGTACTTCCACGCCCTGTTCTGGCCTGCCATGCTGAAGTTCTCCGGCCGTAAAGTGCCTGACGCATTGAACGTGCACGGTTTCATCACCGTTAGCGGCGAAAAAATGTCCAAGAGCCGTGGCACCGGCATTTCGCCTCTGCGCTACCTGGAACTGGGCATGGATGCCGAATGGATGCGCTATTACATGGCCGCCAAGCTGAACTCGCACGTTGAGGACATGGATTTCAACCCTGACGACTTCATTGCCCGCGTCAACAGCGACCTGATTGGTAAATACGTCAACATCGCCAGCCGTGCCGCCAACTTCATCAGCAAGCACTTTGATGGCAAGCTGGCTTACCAGGGCGACACCCCCGAGCTGCAACACCAGCTCAAGGAAGTTGCCGAGAAAGTCCGCGCCGATCTGGAAAGCCGCGAATACGGCCGTGCCGTACGCCAGATCATGGCCCAGGCCGACATCATCAACCAGGCGTTCGATACAGCCCAGCCCTGGGTCATGGCCAAAGGCATTGCGACTGCCGAGCAAGCCCAGAAAGATGCGCTGCAAGATATTTGCTCGCGCACCCTGGCTGGCTTCAAGGGCTTGTCCGTCATGCTGACCGCCATTTTGCCCACCCTGACTGATCGCGTTGCCCGCGAGCTCTTCGGTCTGGATCGCAGCTTTGTCTGGGATGACGTGGCCGCCCTGCCCGATCACATCGCCCCCTTCAAGCACCTGATGCAGCGTGTAGACAGCGCCATGGTGGACGAGCTGCTGGCTCCCCCGCCGGCCCCCGTCGTACTGCCCGGTGGTGAAGCCATTGCCGACACCATCGACATCAAGGACTTCATCAAGGTGGACCTGCGCATTGCCAAGATTGTGAGCTGCGAAGCTGTGGAAGGTTCGGACAAGTTGCTGCGCCTGAGCCTGGACGCTGGCGAAGGCCGTTTACGTCAAGTGTTCTCCGGCATCAAGTCGGCTTACCAGCCCGACGACCTGATCGGCAAGCTGACGGTTCTGGTGGCTAACCTGGCTCCTCGCAAGATGCGCTTTGGCGTGTCCGAAGGCATGGTGCTGGCCGCCAGCCACGCTGATGATGCCGTGGATCAAGGCATCTATATTCTGGAGCCCTTCCCTGGTGCCCAGCCTGGCATGCGCATCAATTAA
- the apbC gene encoding iron-sulfur cluster carrier protein ApbC, with the protein MTVSSERVLQALANVTDPNTLKKLSVDAGRCELSIDQNQVELTLHLPYTAYDIQGQLRERIEQALAGVGATLSKLHLSPRIGIHAVQEGLRPMPNIRNIIAVSSGKGGVGKSTTSVNLALALHMQGARVGLLDADIYGPSVPTMLGLHERPRSADGKMMEPLIGHGLQANSIGFLLDEDAPAIWRGPMATQALTQLLTQTRWDNLDYLIIDMPPGTGDIALTLSQKVPLTGAVIVTTPQDLALIDAKRGLNMFQKVNVPVLGIVENMSVHICSNCGHADPVFGQHGGRDMASQFNVPWLGALPLAMSIRAQTDSGTPTVIASADSPEARLYHEIANRVSANLSQLPPDTSGQRPKVVPRPL; encoded by the coding sequence ATGACAGTGAGTTCCGAGCGCGTGTTGCAAGCCCTGGCGAATGTGACCGATCCCAACACGTTAAAGAAGTTATCGGTCGATGCGGGTCGATGCGAACTGAGCATTGACCAGAACCAGGTTGAGCTGACTTTGCATCTGCCCTACACGGCTTATGACATTCAGGGGCAGCTGCGCGAACGTATCGAGCAAGCCTTGGCGGGCGTGGGTGCCACCCTGTCCAAGCTGCATTTGAGCCCTCGCATCGGGATACATGCCGTGCAGGAAGGCTTGCGCCCTATGCCCAATATCCGCAACATTATTGCGGTGTCCTCGGGCAAGGGCGGTGTAGGCAAGAGTACAACCTCGGTGAACCTGGCCTTGGCCCTGCATATGCAAGGCGCGCGTGTCGGTTTGCTGGACGCGGATATTTATGGTCCCAGCGTGCCCACCATGCTGGGTCTGCACGAGCGCCCGCGCAGTGCGGACGGCAAGATGATGGAGCCCTTGATTGGTCACGGTCTGCAAGCCAACTCGATTGGTTTCCTGCTGGACGAAGACGCTCCTGCGATCTGGCGTGGCCCGATGGCCACCCAGGCACTGACACAGCTGCTTACACAAACGCGTTGGGACAATCTGGACTATCTGATCATCGACATGCCTCCGGGCACGGGTGATATCGCGTTGACCTTGTCGCAAAAAGTGCCATTGACCGGTGCCGTTATTGTGACCACGCCTCAGGATCTGGCCCTGATCGACGCCAAGCGCGGCTTGAACATGTTCCAGAAGGTGAATGTGCCTGTCCTGGGTATTGTGGAAAACATGTCGGTCCATATCTGCTCGAACTGTGGTCATGCTGACCCGGTCTTCGGTCAGCATGGTGGTCGCGATATGGCCAGCCAGTTCAACGTGCCTTGGCTGGGTGCCTTGCCGTTGGCAATGAGCATTCGGGCTCAGACCGATTCCGGTACCCCAACCGTGATTGCCAGCGCGGACAGCCCCGAGGCTCGCCTCTATCACGAGATTGCCAATCGCGTTTCGGCTAACTTGTCGCAACTTCCTCCAGACACGTCGGGGCAGCGCCCCAAGGTTGTTCCTCGTCCTCTTTGA
- a CDS encoding autotransporter assembly complex protein TamA: MRKSGFCLLFSIVLSPAVWAQSSVPDVIIDPGGVPPQALKEIQRAVSAITRLAEDQDLGEVTRLRRRAHDATVSALQTQGYFDSVVTLEVGEDSNGEYWDIIIRPGEITRVRDIDLDFKGKIQEPEYQVRLEGIKASFPLKKEDPFLNSVWASAKADLLESVQRQDFYYARYIDTRATVLADEGVADLSLKVDSGPRVRMGPLETTGLKRVPQSLVDRYVRYTPGDPYDQDKLDEWQQSLAATTFFRGAFVTLDEGDGKKKELPDGDVELPVRVRVTEAPARQFTGSLGFDSDHGVRAEALYRKNIVFGLPIWSEAGIGVDKKRQRAFYDIHLPPTLSGYKNSFGVLYDRSDIEGLDTERAALGWKLRQERQAAGNSRVEYETEWGVLGAWDKTKISGLPTRETPSAIATWQWLRRDVDKKYDPREGNLIDFGVGAGITLDKGETFYRSNLRLQQWWPIGDRDVLSLRGEVGKVWRMTDRTPPDFGYRTGGARSIRGYKYQSIGLRANDAVVGAPAMAVASVEYTHFFTSMYGMRAFVDVGDAASSFGDMDLAWGYGLGAVVRTPAGPFNLDLAYGQRDKRVRLSFSLGIAF, translated from the coding sequence ATGCGCAAATCCGGCTTTTGCCTGTTGTTCTCGATAGTCCTGAGCCCTGCAGTTTGGGCTCAGTCTTCTGTTCCCGATGTCATTATTGATCCGGGGGGCGTGCCTCCCCAGGCGCTGAAGGAGATTCAGCGTGCGGTCAGCGCAATCACGCGTCTGGCTGAAGATCAGGACTTGGGGGAGGTGACGCGTCTGCGTCGCCGTGCCCACGATGCGACCGTTTCAGCCTTGCAAACGCAGGGCTATTTTGATTCAGTCGTCACGCTGGAGGTGGGTGAAGACTCCAATGGCGAGTATTGGGACATCATCATCCGTCCGGGCGAAATCACGCGGGTGCGCGACATCGATCTGGACTTCAAGGGCAAGATTCAGGAGCCGGAATACCAGGTGCGTCTGGAAGGCATCAAGGCCAGCTTCCCCTTGAAGAAAGAGGATCCTTTCCTGAACTCGGTCTGGGCCTCGGCCAAGGCGGATTTGCTGGAAAGCGTACAGCGTCAGGATTTTTATTACGCTCGTTATATAGACACGCGGGCAACGGTACTGGCTGATGAGGGGGTGGCCGACCTGTCCCTGAAAGTGGATAGTGGGCCGCGGGTTCGCATGGGGCCTCTGGAAACCACCGGCCTGAAGCGTGTTCCCCAGTCACTGGTGGATCGCTACGTGCGCTATACCCCTGGTGATCCTTACGATCAGGACAAGCTGGACGAGTGGCAGCAATCCTTGGCGGCCACTACGTTTTTCCGGGGCGCCTTTGTCACGCTGGACGAAGGGGATGGCAAAAAGAAAGAGCTTCCTGACGGAGATGTGGAGTTGCCTGTGCGGGTGCGCGTCACAGAGGCACCGGCCCGCCAGTTCACCGGCTCTTTGGGCTTTGATAGCGATCACGGTGTTCGAGCTGAAGCCCTTTACCGTAAAAACATTGTGTTTGGACTGCCGATCTGGTCCGAGGCCGGTATCGGCGTGGATAAAAAGCGCCAACGTGCTTTTTATGACATTCACTTGCCACCCACACTTAGTGGCTACAAGAACAGTTTTGGGGTGTTGTACGATCGCTCCGACATTGAAGGCCTGGACACCGAACGTGCCGCCTTGGGTTGGAAGCTGCGCCAGGAACGGCAGGCTGCTGGCAATAGCCGGGTGGAGTACGAAACCGAATGGGGTGTGCTGGGTGCCTGGGACAAGACCAAGATTTCTGGTTTGCCCACCCGTGAAACACCTTCCGCGATTGCCACCTGGCAATGGCTGCGTCGGGACGTGGACAAGAAGTACGATCCGCGTGAAGGCAATCTGATCGATTTTGGTGTGGGCGCGGGTATCACCTTGGACAAGGGCGAAACCTTTTACCGCAGCAATCTGCGATTGCAACAGTGGTGGCCTATCGGGGATCGGGATGTACTGTCCCTGCGCGGTGAAGTCGGCAAGGTTTGGCGCATGACAGACCGGACACCGCCAGACTTCGGCTATCGGACCGGGGGTGCGCGCAGCATCCGTGGTTACAAATATCAAAGCATTGGCTTGCGTGCCAATGATGCCGTTGTAGGCGCACCTGCCATGGCAGTGGCCAGTGTGGAATACACCCACTTTTTTACCAGCATGTATGGCATGCGCGCCTTTGTGGATGTGGGTGATGCTGCATCCAGTTTTGGTGATATGGATCTGGCCTGGGGTTACGGTTTGGGCGCAGTTGTGCGCACACCGGCCGGGCCTTTCAACCTTGATCTGGCGTACGGTCAGCGAGACAAGCGTGTACGTCTGAGCTTCTCTTTGGGAATCGCATTTTAA
- a CDS encoding translocation/assembly module TamB domain-containing protein, which yields MAWVRRWFRYFALWGIPFVVIALLLVCGFVYWVLASQAGTSWALRTALPYAQGSAQGVRGTIWDGLSIDHLVLSLPDTHVDIERLRLQANWKELWERRLHVVELSAHKVDVALTSSDEPKSDEPFKMPELPISIAVDKLALGQFLLTQDGTPLPVAIADLSSALAVDSDSAQLRLYDLMVANESIRAGFQGEVELAGLEAPYPARADIQIIARGLTADSPICAKQYLPAYAEQSKSGKPAAKVVVDQSKQTAAAETVKTSAKAAAAPAAAQADKQTADKTAEKSSKKTSEKAAEQSTELAKIATTQQGQSEASASSHETPASQPVDQPVDAHSVAGVSSSEPGGSAGLVDEERIQEPVAVPEPEPLPDCVVNAQITLNGSLEQATLLLKGHGQGYSLDASADLSPLDTVPVRQAKLAVKLPDESSLDADFAWDATQEGVHVQDHFKGQFSSDKLDLHALLGDVLPDALINSQGKFDVVLADKEQILSADVDVQLLQGSRWNKQSAIGQIKAKASAPAQPGAPDWWRQLSLSDVLTDLKVGDNQVLLKGDLGISGTAALDLQVNMPKAEQLWPGLELGKASAQGQLRGDVSRHTLQLKGQYDLGGKESGQLGQGSAQADLALEGGWHFADQGKAAYWDGKLSRLQADHAGLAVRLQSAMPLRFTDALRAPEPAQQESLAKTDTTSAVQPEPESTAAPALVNEDATPAEVEQSAGNSAAVNTADGSGATTSDKAAAVEGDVAAARAAPPPLEPWSLRVGAATLSTTVDGEPWINLRHQESTYQPGQWTSRGELLDLVLSEPRIARLLRKVGVQENPEKAKGGGVTIAKHKKTQPPEIDIKARWDLKFNGALAGQVRVDRVAGDVQVFADPPMSLGLEDLSVVINAKPTSATSSRVDAQLDVRTKEMGYVTAKAQTPIHGLAINENDPKSVSIKANIDDLGWTRLFLGDAMELGGRLNADVDINIGAKWAWTSRGTVTGRELRFTRLDDGIRLIDGQLDASFDDDVFRLDSLTFPARPRVEPQEWRTATWLKESPDAKDGKLTVSGQWNLSTQQGAFDVDIFRFPILQRSDRYAMMSGNINLDMELPRIAITGKVVADAGWFNLDMLGGIPTVDSDVVIVRAGDEPAPEPSQAATDMSMEIDVDLGPRFYLTGYGVNSGLVGSLRVTMIGGKLTGMGALRTRGGRIELYGQKLLLKRGTVTFQGDITSPILDIEALRTGQAVEAGVKVAGTARKPRIDLVSYPEVSEVEKLSWLLLGHGPDDSGGDMALLLSVGTSFLGDGEPFYRKFGIDEVAMRSGDLGSAGSILPVESVVKSLNSGTSNEERKFIAITKALTADISVSLEQAMADTGTVGRASYRLARGLTAELSAGTVNGLALIYRWFSPE from the coding sequence ATGGCCTGGGTTCGGCGCTGGTTCCGATATTTTGCTTTGTGGGGCATTCCCTTTGTGGTGATTGCCCTGCTGCTTGTGTGCGGCTTTGTGTATTGGGTGCTGGCCAGTCAGGCCGGGACCAGTTGGGCGCTGCGCACGGCCTTGCCGTATGCGCAGGGTAGTGCACAAGGCGTGCGCGGAACAATCTGGGACGGTCTGAGTATCGACCACTTGGTCCTGAGCTTGCCGGATACCCATGTCGATATCGAGCGTTTGCGCTTGCAGGCCAACTGGAAAGAGTTGTGGGAGCGCCGTTTGCATGTGGTGGAATTAAGCGCCCATAAAGTGGATGTGGCCTTGACCTCCTCGGACGAGCCCAAATCTGACGAACCCTTCAAGATGCCTGAGCTGCCCATCAGTATTGCCGTGGACAAACTGGCCCTGGGCCAGTTCTTGCTCACGCAAGATGGCACTCCCTTGCCGGTAGCCATTGCGGATTTGTCCTCGGCCCTGGCTGTGGATTCCGACAGCGCACAACTGCGCCTTTACGATTTGATGGTGGCCAATGAGTCCATCCGCGCTGGTTTTCAGGGCGAAGTGGAGCTGGCCGGTCTGGAAGCGCCTTATCCGGCGCGAGCCGATATACAAATCATCGCCCGTGGCTTGACGGCGGATTCGCCCATTTGTGCGAAGCAGTATTTGCCGGCTTATGCAGAGCAATCGAAGTCCGGCAAACCTGCCGCGAAGGTAGTAGTGGATCAGTCCAAACAAACAGCCGCTGCTGAAACGGTCAAGACCAGTGCCAAGGCTGCTGCAGCTCCCGCTGCTGCGCAAGCGGACAAGCAGACTGCAGATAAAACAGCAGAAAAATCATCGAAAAAAACGTCGGAAAAGGCAGCAGAGCAAAGTACCGAACTTGCAAAGATTGCGACAACACAGCAAGGTCAATCTGAGGCCAGCGCATCGAGTCATGAAACTCCTGCTAGCCAGCCAGTCGACCAGCCTGTAGATGCCCATAGTGTCGCCGGAGTCAGCAGCTCCGAACCTGGGGGCAGTGCAGGTCTTGTTGATGAGGAACGTATTCAGGAGCCGGTTGCTGTTCCTGAACCCGAGCCTTTGCCTGATTGTGTGGTCAACGCTCAAATCACCTTGAATGGCTCTCTGGAACAAGCCACCTTGCTGCTCAAGGGGCATGGCCAGGGCTATAGCCTGGATGCCAGTGCAGATTTGAGCCCGCTGGATACCGTGCCAGTGCGCCAGGCCAAACTGGCCGTGAAGCTGCCGGACGAGTCCTCGCTGGATGCAGACTTTGCCTGGGATGCCACTCAGGAAGGTGTGCATGTCCAGGATCATTTCAAAGGTCAGTTCAGCAGCGACAAGCTGGACTTGCATGCATTACTAGGCGATGTGTTGCCCGATGCCCTGATCAATAGCCAGGGCAAGTTTGATGTGGTGCTGGCCGATAAAGAGCAAATACTCTCTGCGGACGTTGATGTTCAACTGCTGCAAGGCAGCCGCTGGAACAAGCAGTCGGCGATAGGGCAGATCAAGGCAAAAGCCTCCGCACCGGCACAACCGGGCGCGCCTGACTGGTGGCGTCAGTTGAGCTTGAGCGATGTCCTGACTGATTTGAAAGTCGGCGACAACCAGGTGCTCTTGAAGGGCGATCTGGGCATAAGCGGCACGGCGGCGCTGGACTTGCAAGTCAATATGCCTAAAGCAGAGCAGTTGTGGCCCGGCCTGGAGTTGGGCAAGGCATCAGCACAAGGCCAACTGCGAGGTGACGTGTCGCGTCACACCTTGCAGCTAAAAGGCCAATATGATTTGGGCGGAAAAGAAAGTGGGCAATTGGGCCAGGGTAGCGCGCAAGCTGATCTGGCTTTGGAAGGCGGCTGGCATTTCGCCGATCAGGGCAAGGCAGCTTACTGGGATGGCAAACTAAGCCGCTTGCAGGCCGACCACGCAGGTTTGGCTGTGCGTTTGCAGTCGGCCATGCCACTGCGCTTTACCGATGCACTGCGCGCACCAGAGCCTGCGCAGCAAGAATCCCTTGCCAAGACAGATACGACGTCCGCCGTCCAACCAGAACCAGAGTCCACGGCGGCTCCGGCCTTGGTGAATGAAGATGCCACGCCCGCTGAGGTGGAGCAGAGTGCAGGTAATAGTGCGGCAGTCAATACGGCAGATGGAAGCGGTGCCACAACATCCGACAAAGCGGCAGCTGTCGAGGGTGATGTTGCCGCGGCGCGTGCTGCCCCACCGCCACTGGAACCCTGGTCGTTACGCGTGGGCGCGGCTACTTTGAGCACTACCGTCGATGGTGAGCCCTGGATCAATCTGCGCCATCAGGAATCCACGTATCAGCCAGGACAGTGGACCAGCCGGGGTGAATTGCTGGATCTGGTTTTGTCCGAGCCTCGCATCGCACGTTTGTTGCGCAAGGTAGGGGTGCAGGAGAACCCGGAGAAAGCCAAAGGGGGCGGGGTCACGATTGCCAAGCACAAGAAAACCCAGCCCCCTGAAATTGATATCAAGGCCCGTTGGGATTTGAAGTTCAATGGGGCCCTGGCTGGGCAGGTGAGAGTGGATCGGGTTGCCGGTGATGTGCAGGTTTTTGCCGATCCCCCAATGTCCTTGGGTCTGGAAGACCTGAGCGTCGTTATCAATGCCAAACCCACTTCGGCCACCAGCAGCCGCGTGGATGCGCAGCTGGATGTGCGCACCAAGGAAATGGGCTATGTCACGGCCAAGGCGCAGACCCCCATTCATGGACTGGCAATCAACGAAAATGATCCCAAGTCTGTCAGCATCAAAGCCAATATCGACGACCTGGGCTGGACGCGCTTGTTCCTGGGCGATGCCATGGAACTGGGCGGACGTCTGAACGCGGATGTGGATATCAATATAGGCGCGAAATGGGCCTGGACCAGCCGTGGTACAGTCACTGGCCGCGAGTTGCGCTTTACCCGCCTGGACGACGGTATCCGTCTGATCGACGGGCAACTGGATGCCAGTTTTGATGATGATGTTTTCCGTCTGGATTCGCTGACTTTCCCGGCCCGCCCACGAGTCGAGCCACAAGAGTGGCGTACGGCCACCTGGTTAAAGGAAAGCCCGGATGCCAAGGACGGCAAGCTGACGGTTTCCGGGCAATGGAACCTGAGCACGCAGCAAGGGGCGTTTGACGTCGATATTTTCCGCTTCCCGATTTTGCAGCGTTCGGATCGTTACGCCATGATGTCCGGCAATATCAATCTGGACATGGAATTGCCGCGCATTGCCATTACCGGCAAGGTGGTAGCTGATGCGGGCTGGTTCAACCTGGACATGCTCGGTGGCATTCCTACTGTTGATAGTGATGTGGTGATTGTGCGGGCAGGGGATGAGCCAGCCCCCGAGCCCTCCCAGGCCGCAACCGACATGAGCATGGAAATTGATGTGGACCTGGGGCCGCGCTTTTACCTGACGGGCTACGGCGTGAACTCCGGTCTGGTGGGCAGTTTGCGGGTCACCATGATTGGCGGCAAGCTGACTGGCATGGGAGCCTTGCGTACTCGTGGGGGCCGCATTGAACTGTATGGCCAGAAGCTCTTGCTCAAGCGCGGAACCGTGACCTTCCAGGGCGATATCACATCCCCTATCCTGGACATTGAGGCCTTGCGTACCGGCCAGGCTGTGGAAGCAGGTGTTAAGGTGGCCGGTACGGCACGCAAGCCCCGCATCGATCTGGTGTCCTATCCTGAAGTCAGCGAAGTTGAAAAATTGTCCTGGCTATTGCTGGGTCATGGGCCGGATGATTCCGGTGGCGACATGGCCTTGCTGCTTAGCGTGGGTACGTCCTTCCTGGGCGATGGTGAGCCCTTCTACCGCAAGTTCGGGATTGATGAAGTGGCCATGCGCTCGGGCGACCTGGGCAGTGCCGGTAGCATTTTGCCGGTGGAAAGTGTGGTCAAATCCCTGAACAGCGGCACCAGTAATGAAGAGCGCAAGTTCATTGCCATTACCAAAGCCTTGACGGCGGATATCTCGGTCAGCCTGGAGCAGGCCATGGCCGATACCGGCACCGTAGGCCGGGCCAGTTACCGACTGGCTCGTGGTTTGACCGCCGAGCTGAGCGCCGGAACCGTTAATGGTCTGGCCCTGATTTACCGCTGGTTCTCTCCGGAGTAA
- the dcd gene encoding dCTP deaminase, producing MSIKSDRWIRRAAAQGMIEPFEPGQVRNVDGQRIVSYGTSSYGYDVRCANEFKIFTNINSTIVDPKAFDEKSFVDFVGDVCIIPPNSFALARTVEYFRIPRSVLTMCLGKSTYARCGIIVNVTPLEPEWEGHVTLEFSNTTPLPAKIYAGEGCAQMLFFESDEVCEVSYRDRGGKYQGQLGVTLPRT from the coding sequence ATGAGTATCAAAAGCGACCGTTGGATTCGGCGGGCTGCTGCCCAAGGCATGATCGAGCCTTTTGAGCCAGGCCAAGTGCGTAATGTAGATGGACAACGTATCGTCAGCTACGGCACCAGCAGCTATGGCTACGATGTGCGTTGTGCCAACGAATTCAAGATTTTTACCAACATCAATTCGACCATCGTGGACCCCAAGGCCTTCGATGAAAAATCCTTTGTGGATTTCGTCGGTGATGTGTGCATTATTCCGCCCAATTCTTTCGCGCTGGCCCGCACGGTTGAGTACTTCCGTATTCCCCGCAGTGTGCTGACCATGTGTCTGGGCAAAAGCACCTATGCCCGTTGCGGCATCATCGTGAACGTGACCCCGCTGGAACCCGAATGGGAAGGCCACGTCACCCTGGAGTTTTCCAACACCACCCCGCTGCCCGCCAAGATTTACGCTGGCGAAGGGTGCGCACAGATGTTGTTCTTTGAAAGCGATGAAGTGTGCGAAGTGTCGTACCGCGACCGCGGCGGCAAATATCAAGGTCAGCTAGGCGTTACCCTGCCTCGTACCTAG